The genome window TTTTGGCTATTCAGAATCAATGTTGAAATTTGATGTGAGCAGTATTGACCCAGCAAGAATCATTCAATCGGCAACGTTAGAGTTTTTTGTTAAGTCGGTTTTTAGAACTCCGAGCGAGTGGCTGGATATGCAGCCACATCTTAATTTGTATGGATCAGAGGACGACGGGTGGCAAGAGGATGGGATTCGGGTAAACCTATCTAAAGATTACCCAATTGTAGAGGATCGAGAAATTGTAAACGGTTCTTCTACCTATTCATTTGATGTGAAAAACTTCATCGTTTCACAAGTTGACGATGGAATGGCAACATTTGTTTTGAATGGTAGGGAAATTCCGGATGATTTATTAGATTTATCTGAAACAAATGTTGAAAGTGCGTTTACGGTTTTCGCAAGAAGTACAGATAAACCTCCCCGTTTACTCATTGAATATGCACCAAATTCTGCTCCGATTGTAGAGACAGGTAATGCGGCTCAAATTGGGGTTAACTCTGCGATGATAAGCGCGGAAGTTGCATCAAGCGGTGGAGAAGTGATGACAGAACGAGGAATTGAGTATCGTAAGTCTGGAACGTCTGATTATACGAAAGTAGTAGCAGAGACGGCAGAAGCAGGGAACTATACGGTTGAGTTAACAGGGCTTTCACCGAGCACGAGCTATGAAGTAAGAGCGTATGCAACGAATACAATTGGAACATCGTATGGAAGTGTCATGACCTTTACAACACAAGATATTACAGCAATAATAAGCGCCGATCAAAGTTTAACAGAAGAAAATTTAGATGGGAGAAGATTGACGGTTACGCTCTCAGGTACGACGTTTAAAAGTCCACTGATTGCAAGTGATTTTACATTACAAAATGCACCTAAAGGTTTGACAATCAGTCAAGTGGAGAGGACAAATGATACTGAAGCAATTGTGACGTTATCATTTGATGGCACCGATTTTGATAGCAATCATTCTCTAGACTTAATAGTAGCTGGAACGGTATTGACAAGCGAAGCAGCTCTATTAGTTACTCCACCATTGCCAGTGATAGCAACGAATGATTCCGAATGGATTACTTTATCCGAGTCAGATGAAATTTGGGAGGGAGAAGAAGATGGTAAAAAGATTATTGTCATGTTAAAGGGTGGCACATTTGTCGAAACGTTAAATCCAGTGAATTGGACGGTGAATAATCTCCCATCCGGAGTAAGTAAGGGCGCTGTAGCAAGAATAGATTCAAAAACAGTGCATATTACATTAGGAGGAAATACAACTGTGTCTTATGCTGGTGATATTACGAATGTGGTAGTAAGTCTAAAAGCGGAAGAGTATGATGATTCAACGGGTGGCGGAGTTCTAAGTGCAAGTGGGATTGTGTTGCGGGCGGGACAAGCACCGATTGTTTCGACAGGGAACGTAACCGATATAACAACGAACTCGGCTGAGGTAGCTGGAGAAGTGACGGCGGATGGAAGGCAACCTATTACAGAACGGGGAATTGAGTATCGTAAAAGTGGGGCAAGTAGCTATAAAAAAGTGAGCGATTCATTAGCAGATATAGGTAGTTACAATGTAGAGTTAAATAGTCTTGAAGCAAATACAACCTATGAATATCGCGCTTATGCGACAAATGCAAAAGAAACGTCGTATGGGAGTGTCATGACCTTTACAACACAAGATATTACAGCAATAATAAGCGCCGATCAAAGTTTAACAGAAGAAAATTTAGATGGGAGAAGATTGACGGTTACACTTTCAGGCACAACGTTTAAAAGTCCACTGATTGCAAGTGATTTTACATTACAAAATGCACCTAAAGGTTTGACAATCAGCCAAGTGGAGAGGACAAATGATACTGAAGCAATTGTGACGTTATCATTTGACGGCACCGATTTTGATAGCAATCATTCTCTAGACTTAATAGTAGCTGGAACGGTATTGACAAGCGATGTGAATGTAACAGTTACTCCTCCACTGTCAATTATAGCGTCGAACGATTCCGAATCGATTTCATTATCTCAGTTAGATGATATTTGGGAGGCAGAAGAAGATGGTAAAAAGATTATCGTCATGTTAAAGGGTGGCACATTTGTCGAAACGTTAAACCCAGTGAATTGGACGGTGAGTAATCTCCCATCCGGAGTAAGTAAGGGCGCTGTAGCAAGAATAGATTCAAAAACAGTGCATATTACGTTAAATGGCAATGCCATTGCACCTTATGTTGGAGATATCACGAATGTAACAGTTAGTCTAACGACAGCTGAATATGATGATTCTACAGATGGCGCTGCCTTAAGTGCAAATAGTGACATTGTATTAAAAGCTCACCAAGCTCCGACCGTCTCGACTGGGACAGCTACAGAAATAACGGCTACATTTGTGATGCTTGCAGGCGAGGTAACGTCGGTGGGGACGAAGCCTGTCACCGAGCAAGGAATTGAGTATCGTAAGAGTGGAAGTACAGACAATTATATGAGGCTAGTAGCACAAACAGTTAGCAACGGAATTTTCGCTGTTGAGGTAACAGGTCTTGAGCCAAATACATCATATGAATATCGAGCATATGCGAAAAATGATAAGGGAATAACGTATGACGTGTTAGCGCAGTTTTCAACGACGGCTTTATCCCGAAATGCTGACTTACAAAATATCGTTTTAAGTACTGGTAGTATGAATGAACGGTTCTCATCAAATGATTTGCGTTATACAGCAAATGTAGGCAACCATGTGCGTGAAGTTCAGATTACAGCAACAACGGCTGACTTATTTGCAACAATGGAAATAGATAGTCAACAGGTGTTAAGTGGTCGTCCTTCTCAATTGATTCCGCTAGCTGTAGGAAATAATGAGATTGACATTGAAGTAACCGCAGAAGACGGGACAAAGAAAACTTATCTAGTTACGGTGTACAGAATGCCAATTACTAACGGTGGAGGAGGCGGTTGGATTCCATCGTCCAATGCAAATTTAGCAGATTTAGCAGTGTATAGCGGTGAAGATAATATTCTTAAGGGATTTTCACCAGATAAAATGGCGTATCAAATAGAGACAGAAGCGGATGCGATTGACATCACTTTTGAAACGACCCATCATGGCGCAAGCATCTTCGTCAATGGCGAGAAAGTGGAAGGAAGGATGCAAATCGATTTAAAAGATGGCGAAAATAAGATTGAAATTGTTGTTCGTGCAGAAGATGGCAAGGAAAAAATATATACGGTTACGGTGTATAGAAAGCATGGTGGGGGAGGCGATTTGATTCCATCGTCCAATGCGAATTTAGCAAATTTGGTAGTGTATAAAGGTGAAAACAATATTCTTAAGGGATTTTCAGCAGATGAAACGGTGTATCAAATAGAAACAGAAGCGGATTCGATTGACATCACTTTTGAAACGACCCATCATGGCGCGAGCATTTTCGTCAATGGCGAGAAAGTGGAAGGAAGGATACAGATTGATTTAGCAGATGGCGAAAATACGATTGAAATTGTTGTTCATGCAGAAGATGGCAAGGAAAAAGTATATACATTAATGATTAAACGATTAAAAGTAGCACCATTTTCAGATATTAATGGGCATTGGGCAGAAGAATATATCAAAGAGGCTTATCGTAATGGATGGTTTAAAGGCTATCCGAATGGGGATTTCGGTCCTGACAATCATGTCACTCGAATGCAGGCGGCGAGCTTGATTGTTCGAGTTCTCAGGTTGACAGAACGTTCAACAGTTTCGTTTACTGATATTCATGGTATCGAACTTGAAACGCTGGAAGAATTAGAGAGAGCATACGCAAATGGTGTTATCCACGGTTTTTCAGACGAGACGTTTAAGCCAAACGCAGATGTAACACGTGCACAACTCGCATTAATGATTTATCGCTCATACGAAAAAATGACTGGTATGGCTTATGAGCCAAAGCAACAAGCAAATTTTCCTGATATTGCATTATATGATGAAGAAACACAAAAAGCAATTGCAATGCTTGTAGAACTCGGTATTGCTGAAGGTTCAGGGGGAATGTTTCTTCCGAAGAATCAGGCAACTCGTGCTCACGCAGCAAAAATGTTAGTGAATTATAAAAAGATACTTACATCACTTTAAAAATGTAATAATTATGTTACTAGAGTCTTGATTTTTACTTGCCAAAAGAATCTTGCATGATTGACCTTAAATGCATAGTGTCGGTAAAGTTCTTTATATGGCCCTATAATAATGGTGTTAGTGAAGAAAATTCACTAGCACCATTACTGCGTTTTAAAATAGAAAGTAAGTGAGTTTTTAATTATCGAGATGAACAATTTATAGATTGTACACTCATTCTTTATAATAATTATCCGACAGCAATTGTAAATATCGAATTGTATGGGATTATGAAAGTTTATATTCTATTCTCGTACACGAATTATTCCACCGTTTTCAATACATTAAAGGCGAAACACGGTCTGTGAATTACATATCCGTTATCAAAAGAAAATATGGAGTAACTTGGTTCAATAGAGTATTTTGCATCGAAATCGTAATAATAGATACAGATGAATCGAACTTTCAATAGTTAAATGAACACATCGGACTTTTTCAATACCCACCTGCTAACCCTTTACACAAGATTTTCATAGATGCTAAAATTATACGTACTAATACCGCCACATCCTATGATAACGATTGAGTGACCAATATTATGTTGGCCAAGCTCTGGCGGATATCACAGATTTTAAAGGGGAATTTTCGAGTAAACTCGAAAAAATCTGGACGCAATTACGCTGAGGTATAATTGATGATTTATAAATCTGATATTCTTTTGAGATAAATTATTTTAGGTAGTGAAGTAGAGGTGACTGTAGATGAAGCGGGTGTTGGTAATCAAGAACGGGCGGTCTTTAGCAAAAAAAATCGTAAGTGGTTTAACACAAGAAGGTTATTTCGCCGTAACACTTCATAATGAAAATGAAGGTTTAAATATAGTATATGAGCAGGATTGGGATATTATCGTATTGGATTGGGATTCGTTAAGTATATCTGGACCAGAAATTTGTAGACAAATAAGGGTGGTTAAAACGACACCAATAATTATTGTGACTGATAAGATATCTAGTAAGGACTGCATAGCAGGATTAAAAGCAGGGGCAGATGATTATATAAGAAAACCATTTGCCAAAGAAGAATTAGTGGCAAGAATAAAAGTTATATTAAGACGAGAGGATTGTATTCGGGCAAACGTGACCAATCTCTTTCAGTTTAAAGACCTTTTGGTTGATGAATCTCATAGCATTGTAACAAAAGGTGGTGAGAATCTTCCCCTTACTAAGCGCGAGTACGACTTACTTTTATTTTTAATCAAAAATAAAAATAAAATATTGAGTCGTGAAATGCTGTTAGATCAGGTTTGGGGATATGATGTAGCAGTCAATCAAAATGTAGTAGATTTATATATTGGGTATTTAAGAAAAAAGCTAAAGTGTGAGAAGAAAGACCGCTATATACAAACAATCCATGGCAGAGGCTATTCTATGATTGAAAAGTACGATAAAGGGTAGTTTACAATATTAAATAGATTTGAAAAACACGAGTATCAATGGCTTTAGCCAATGATACTCGTGTTTTATTATTTTGAGAAAATGTATCATTTTTAGTCATTCACAAGATTTTCACATAATTAATGATTATACTAATCCACAGAACGTTCAATTGAAAATGATTATCAATACCAATTACAATTAAACATAATCTATTGACTATATCATTTTCGCAATAAATTACAGGATGAAGGAGTATATGTATGAAGAAATCTATGTTTTCAAAATTAATGATTATGGTGGCAGTTTTAACATTAATGTTAGCTGCTTGCTCAACTTCGAACAATGAAGAAAGTAATCAAAGTAATGAAACGAACCAAAGCAGTGAAAGTAACCAAGGGTCAGAGTCTACTAATGAGAGTGAAGAAGTTGCTGAGCCTACGACGGTTGAAATCACTGATGTTCATGGAACGGTTACTGTTCCTATAAATCCAAAGAATGTAATTGCTTTAGATAATAGAACTTTTGAAACTTTATCAGATTGGAATATTGAATTAGTTGCTGTGCCAAAGGATGTAATGCCTGCGGATTCACCATATGTAAAAGATGAATCGATTCAAAATATTGGGAATCACCGTGAGCCAAATCTTGAAATTATTGCTGCTGCAAACCCTGAGCTTGTCATCGTTGGTCAACGATTTGCTGGCTATTATGAAGATATCAAAAAATTAGTGCCAAACGCTGCTGTTATTGACCTTAATTTTGATGTTTCTGAGGAAGCAGCTACACCTGGTGCAAATTTAGTAAATGGGCTGAAAGATGCTACAATCGCATTAGGACAAATTTTCGATAAAAATGAAGAAGCGAAACAATTAGTAGCTGATTTTGATAAAGCGATTGAAGATGCTAAATCTGCCTATAATGGAACAGATAAAGTAATGAGTGTGATTGTTTCTGGTGGTAATATTGGTTTCGCAGCTCCACATTCTGGACGTGTTTGGGGACCAATGTACGAAATCTTTGGATGGGCTCCAGCATTAGAGGTTGACAAATCTACTTCAGATCACCAAGGCGATGAAGTTTCTGTTGAGGCTATTGCACAAAGCAATCCGGATTGGATTTTCGTATTAGACCGTGATGCGGCAGTATCTGCTGAAAGTGGTTCTGTTCCTGCCAAGGACGTTATTGATAATTCACCTGCACTTCAAAATGTAACAGCTATTTCTAAAGGGCAAATTATTTATGCGCCAAATGACACTTATACAAATGAATCACTTCAAACGTATTTAGAGTTATTTGAAAACCTTGCAAACACTTTGAAATAGTGTAAAGGAGTATAACATAGTGCCGAAAAACATAATTGCCGGGGTTGAGAGTAATTCTCAGCCCCAGCTTTATAACCACAATAAAATATGGACAAAACCTTTTATACTAACGGTCATAGTTGTTATTATTTTAGGGATTATCTCACTGTTTACCGGAGTTTATGATATACGTGGACAAGAGGATGGAATGGAGATGTTTTTCATTACTCGCGTTCCGAGAACGGCGGCATTAATGCTTACGGGAGCCGCCATGGCAATGGCAGGGCTCGTTATGCAGCTCATTACACAGAACCGTTTAGTTGAACCTACTACAACAGGAACGATTGAATGGGCAGGTTTAGGGCTTCTTTTTGTATACTTGTTATTCCCCGCACCAACATTACTTTTAAGAATGACTGGTGCTATCATTTTTTCCTTTATAGGAACGATGATTTTCTTTTTATTTTTAAGAAGAGTTAAGCTGCGCTCGTCTTTAATTGTCCCAATCATTGGGCTGATGCTAGGCGCAGTTATTTCCGCTGTATCTACTTTCATCGGGCTTCTTTTTCAAGCGACGCAAAATATTGAAACATGGTTTGTCGGTTCTTTTGCGGCAGTCCAAGTTGGAAGATATGAATATTTATGGCTTATTGTCATTGTGACATTGCTTATTTTTATTTATGCTAATCGCTTAACTTTAGCTGGGCTAGGGGAAGATGTTGCGACAAGTCTTGGCGTGAATTACAATCGGATTGTTCTTTTGGGTACGGGTCTTATTTCTTTTGCAGTTGGTATTGTTGCCGCTGTTATTGGGAATTTACCTTTTTTAGGTTTAATTGTGCCGAATATTGTTTCAATGTTTAGAGGAGACGACCTGAGAAGTAATTTGCCTTGGGTATGTGTGATTGGGATGGGGACGATCACTGTTTGTGATATTATTTCTCGAACAATTATCAAGCCTTTCGAAGTACCTGTTTCTTTAATACTTGGAACGGTTGGGGCAGTCGTATTTATTGCTATTTTATTAAGGCAAAGAAAACCAAGGAGGCTAGAAAGATGAACGCGTTAGGTTATAGAAATAAAGAAAATGTTGAAATCGAATCTAGCCTACCTATTGAAAAAAGGTCAGCTCGAGCTTTTCGCTCTAAAAAAGAAGAAAAGCGCTATTGGATTTTGCTTATTACATTGATTGCTTTAGGCATTCTCGCCTCGTATGGGCTTTTAGTTTATAACAATCCTGTTCCAATAGATTCACCGTCCTTTATCCCTGTTGTTATGAGAAGGATTGTGGCGCTTGTGGCAATGATTATTGCGGCAGTTTGTCAGAGTTTATCCACTGTTGCTTTCCAATCGATTACTAATAATCGAATTATCACTCCTTCACTTTTAGGTTTTGAATCGCTTTATTCAACAATTCAGACGAGTACTATATTTTTCTTTGGTGCGAGTGCATTAATAAATTTTAGTGGTGTTGGGTCATTTTTCTTTCAAGTAATAGTGATGGTCTTGATGAGTTTAATTCTTTATGGATGGTTACTTTCTGGAAAGTACGGAAATTTACAACTTATGCTCTTAGTTGGAATTATTATTGGAACAGGGCTGAGTTCTATCTCAACTTTTATGAGAAGACTGTTAGCACCTTCTGAGTTTGATATTTTACAGGCAAGATTATTTGGTTCTGTTAATAATGCAGATGCTGAATATTTCCCAATCGTAATTCCAATGGTCATAATTGTAGCATTATTACTTCTTGCTAATTCTAAGAAGCTAAATGTACTGTCACTTGGGAGGGATGTATCAACTTCATTTGGCGTAAAGCATCAATCGAGTATCATTTATACGCTTATATTAGTTTCGATTTTGATGTCAATTTCAACGGCTTTGATTGGACCACTTACTTTCTATGGATTTTTAGTAGCAACTTTGAGTTATCAAGCAGCGCCAACTTACGACCATCGATATATTTTCCCAATGGCTCTTGCTATCGGATTTTTAGTAATAACGAGTGCATACTTTTTAATGTATCATGTATTCAATGCGCAAGGTGTAGTTTCAGTTATTATTGAACTATTAGGTGGAATTATATTTTTAACTGTTATTTTAAGGAAGAGGGCTCTATGATAAAAATTGATAATGCGAGAAAATTATATACGGATAAAGTAAAAATAGGACCTTTGAATATTGAAATACCGAAAGCGGGTCTGACGTCATTGATTGGCCCAAATGGCGCGGGAAAGTCTACAACACTTTTAATGATTGGCAGACTTTTAAATATGGATGAAGGGCAAATTATGGTAGCGAATATGGATGTTTCTGCATCAAAATCAAAGGACTTAGCAAAGGTTTTAACGATTTTGCGACAAGAAAATCATTTTGTAACGCGACTTACTGTTAGACAACTAGCTGGATTTGGACGTTTTCCTTATTCAAAGGGGAGATTAACGAAAGAGGATGAGGCGATTATTTCTAAATATATTGATTTTTTAGATTTGACTGATTTGGAAAATCGGTATTTAGATGAGCTTTCGGGTGGGCAAAGACAGAGGGCATATGTCGCAATGGTTTTGTGTCAGGAGACGGAATATGTGCTTTTGGACGAGCCTCTAAACAATCTGGACGTGGCTCGTTCTGTTCAAATGATGGAGCATTTAAGACATGCTGCTATTGAATTCGGAAGAACAATTGTAACTGTAATGCATGATATAAACTTTGCAGCTAAATATTCTGACCGAATTTGTGCGATGAAAGATGGACAAATTGCCACTTTTGGAACGGTAGAAGAGGTAATGAATGCGGAAGTTTTGACCGATATTTTCGAAACGAAAATCGAGATTATCGAAGGTCCATATGGGCCGATAGCTATTTATTAGTAATAAAGTGAACCTTCAATCAGTGGGGGGACTTATCCCCACTGATTGGTGATAGAGGTACACAAGCAAGGATCTTCGCATCCTGCAAAAATGCTTGTGTGACCAACATCGTGTTGGCCTCATTCTTAGTTTTTACAGGCTGTTTGATCCCCCACTTCAACATCTTGATTTTACTTGCTGTTTTGAAGTGGGGATCTTACAGCCTGCTCCTGCGGTTACTCGTCGCAAACAAATTTGTTAATACGGGATAAAATTGTTTACCGTAGCTCATATAGATTCTAGCGGAAGTTGCTATCTGGATTTTACAGATGGCAGCTTTTTTACTGTTATTACATGGCTTTTTGAACGCTCTACTTCTAAGTTTCGCCACTAAATCGTGACAAATAATTCATTTCTTTTAGTTTAGATGTAGTATAATTTATTGTAATGATGCTAAAAAATTGGTTAGGCTATTTTAGGAGTTGAAAACAGATGAATAATGTAAAACAACGAAATTATAATCCGCTGATTTGGGTTTTATCTATTGTTGTAATAGGGGTTATTTTTGGGACATACTTTTTGCCAAAAAGTACGGACGGTACAATTTTGGGCATGCAATTAACGGTATTGCCGATGCTAAATGCGTTTTTGAATAGCTTTACATTTCTCTTTTTACTGATTGCTTTAATTATGATTAAAAAGAAAAATATTCAATTGCATCGAACATTTATTGTTGCTGCATTTGTCTCTACATTTCTATTTTGTATTTCGTATTTAACGTATCATGCGATGGCTGAATCGACTAGCTATGGTGGAGACGGTATATTGATGTATATTTATTATTTTGTGCTACTTACACATATCGTTCTTGCAGCATTGATTGTACCACTAGCCTTAGTTACGCTAGGCAGAGGTTTGAATATGCAAAAAGAAAAGCACCGAAAAATTGCGCGCTGGACGATGCCGCTTTGGTTGTATGTTAGTTTTACAGGTGTGTTAGTATATATAATGATATCACCATATTATTAATGAAAAGAACCGATGTTCATGAAAGTTTATTAATAAAAATCCATTTTGATGAATTTTTTCAAAATGGGTTTTTTGTATTTTCATATGAGGTTAATATATTTATGAGAGAAGTGGTCGGTAAGTAAGGGAATAAGTACATGAAGTGAGGATGAGCTATTTGTTAGTTAGGTATAAACGATATGTATTAGTATGTATAGCAGCCTTATTTTCAATTATGTTGATAGCTAGCTGTAGGGTTGCTGCGTCGGGGCTATTTGATTTCAGTGACCAGCTCCAAACGAAAGATTTTTATACAAATTTAGATGGTGAATGGCACTTTTTTGAAGAAAAATTATTAACGCCAGACGAAGTGAAATCGCAACGGGGGGAAGTCGTTACACTCCCAAGTTCATTTCAAACCCATATGGGAAATACCAATTCATTTGGGACATATAGTACAACAATTAAAATTCCTGAAAAATATGTGGGGCAAGCGTTAGCCATTTATATACCTTATCAATACAGTGCGTACACCTTTTTTGTAGACCAAGATGAAATCTCTAGAAATGGTGTAGTTGGGCAAGACGCATCTTCACATGCTTCGGAAATGTCACCGAGCATAGGCTATTTTTTTGCACAATCAGATGAGGTATTGCTCACGATTCAAGTATCTAGCTTTGAGCATATTCGTGGTGGACTTGAAAACTCGATTTATTTTGGGGAAGCATCAACTGTCTCGCGGAAGTTTAATATAAATACAATCGCCACTCTTTTTATTAACGGCAGTATTTTTATCATTGGTTTGTTTATGGTTCTTTTTTCTTTACATCGTAGACAAGAGCGGGCATTTTTTATATTTGGGATGTTTTCTATGCTTATTTCTGCGCGCGCTTTATTCGCAGTTCCGTTTTACTATACACTGATTTTTTCAGAAATGTCTTGGTTATGGGGGACTAGATTAGAATACATATTGACAGAGGCAAGTTCGCTATTCTATGTCATTTTATTATGGCATTGGCATAAAGAGGAGTTTTCAAAAAGGGTGCTTTACGTGCTAGCTATTGTACATACAGCGCTTATTGTTACAACTTTATTTACACAACCGGTATTTTTCCAAGCGCTCTTTTTCCAAGTCTTTTATTTAGCTGTTCCTACCTTTTTCTATTTAATTTATGTAATTTATAAGAGCATTCGTAATCAAAATAGAAATGCAAAAATCAATT of Metasolibacillus fluoroglycofenilyticus contains these proteins:
- a CDS encoding cadherin-like beta sandwich domain-containing protein, giving the protein MKIINRILVFFLFFMLLEPTLLSVQSSAENSIELEPVANKMIDDTSVYPGGYFDGQNLLIVGYQKIEGTVFGYSESMLKFDVSSIDPARIIQSATLEFFVKSVFRTPSEWLDMQPHLNLYGSEDDGWQEDGIRVNLSKDYPIVEDREIVNGSSTYSFDVKNFIVSQVDDGMATFVLNGREIPDDLLDLSETNVESAFTVFARSTDKPPRLLIEYAPNSAPIVETGNAAQIGVNSAMISAEVASSGGEVMTERGIEYRKSGTSDYTKVVAETAEAGNYTVELTGLSPSTSYEVRAYATNTIGTSYGSVMTFTTQDITAIISADQSLTEENLDGRRLTVTLSGTTFKSPLIASDFTLQNAPKGLTISQVERTNDTEAIVTLSFDGTDFDSNHSLDLIVAGTVLTSEAALLVTPPLPVIATNDSEWITLSESDEIWEGEEDGKKIIVMLKGGTFVETLNPVNWTVNNLPSGVSKGAVARIDSKTVHITLGGNTTVSYAGDITNVVVSLKAEEYDDSTGGGVLSASGIVLRAGQAPIVSTGNVTDITTNSAEVAGEVTADGRQPITERGIEYRKSGASSYKKVSDSLADIGSYNVELNSLEANTTYEYRAYATNAKETSYGSVMTFTTQDITAIISADQSLTEENLDGRRLTVTLSGTTFKSPLIASDFTLQNAPKGLTISQVERTNDTEAIVTLSFDGTDFDSNHSLDLIVAGTVLTSDVNVTVTPPLSIIASNDSESISLSQLDDIWEAEEDGKKIIVMLKGGTFVETLNPVNWTVSNLPSGVSKGAVARIDSKTVHITLNGNAIAPYVGDITNVTVSLTTAEYDDSTDGAALSANSDIVLKAHQAPTVSTGTATEITATFVMLAGEVTSVGTKPVTEQGIEYRKSGSTDNYMRLVAQTVSNGIFAVEVTGLEPNTSYEYRAYAKNDKGITYDVLAQFSTTALSRNADLQNIVLSTGSMNERFSSNDLRYTANVGNHVREVQITATTADLFATMEIDSQQVLSGRPSQLIPLAVGNNEIDIEVTAEDGTKKTYLVTVYRMPITNGGGGGWIPSSNANLADLAVYSGEDNILKGFSPDKMAYQIETEADAIDITFETTHHGASIFVNGEKVEGRMQIDLKDGENKIEIVVRAEDGKEKIYTVTVYRKHGGGGDLIPSSNANLANLVVYKGENNILKGFSADETVYQIETEADSIDITFETTHHGASIFVNGEKVEGRIQIDLADGENTIEIVVHAEDGKEKVYTLMIKRLKVAPFSDINGHWAEEYIKEAYRNGWFKGYPNGDFGPDNHVTRMQAASLIVRVLRLTERSTVSFTDIHGIELETLEELERAYANGVIHGFSDETFKPNADVTRAQLALMIYRSYEKMTGMAYEPKQQANFPDIALYDEETQKAIAMLVELGIAEGSGGMFLPKNQATRAHAAKMLVNYKKILTSL
- a CDS encoding ABC transporter permease: MPKNIIAGVESNSQPQLYNHNKIWTKPFILTVIVVIILGIISLFTGVYDIRGQEDGMEMFFITRVPRTAALMLTGAAMAMAGLVMQLITQNRLVEPTTTGTIEWAGLGLLFVYLLFPAPTLLLRMTGAIIFSFIGTMIFFLFLRRVKLRSSLIVPIIGLMLGAVISAVSTFIGLLFQATQNIETWFVGSFAAVQVGRYEYLWLIVIVTLLIFIYANRLTLAGLGEDVATSLGVNYNRIVLLGTGLISFAVGIVAAVIGNLPFLGLIVPNIVSMFRGDDLRSNLPWVCVIGMGTITVCDIISRTIIKPFEVPVSLILGTVGAVVFIAILLRQRKPRRLER
- a CDS encoding iron chelate uptake ABC transporter family permease subunit, which codes for MNALGYRNKENVEIESSLPIEKRSARAFRSKKEEKRYWILLITLIALGILASYGLLVYNNPVPIDSPSFIPVVMRRIVALVAMIIAAVCQSLSTVAFQSITNNRIITPSLLGFESLYSTIQTSTIFFFGASALINFSGVGSFFFQVIVMVLMSLILYGWLLSGKYGNLQLMLLVGIIIGTGLSSISTFMRRLLAPSEFDILQARLFGSVNNADAEYFPIVIPMVIIVALLLLANSKKLNVLSLGRDVSTSFGVKHQSSIIYTLILVSILMSISTALIGPLTFYGFLVATLSYQAAPTYDHRYIFPMALAIGFLVITSAYFLMYHVFNAQGVVSVIIELLGGIIFLTVILRKRAL
- a CDS encoding ABC transporter ATP-binding protein, with amino-acid sequence MIKIDNARKLYTDKVKIGPLNIEIPKAGLTSLIGPNGAGKSTTLLMIGRLLNMDEGQIMVANMDVSASKSKDLAKVLTILRQENHFVTRLTVRQLAGFGRFPYSKGRLTKEDEAIISKYIDFLDLTDLENRYLDELSGGQRQRAYVAMVLCQETEYVLLDEPLNNLDVARSVQMMEHLRHAAIEFGRTIVTVMHDINFAAKYSDRICAMKDGQIATFGTVEEVMNAEVLTDIFETKIEIIEGPYGPIAIY
- a CDS encoding DUF420 domain-containing protein, with product MNNVKQRNYNPLIWVLSIVVIGVIFGTYFLPKSTDGTILGMQLTVLPMLNAFLNSFTFLFLLIALIMIKKKNIQLHRTFIVAAFVSTFLFCISYLTYHAMAESTSYGGDGILMYIYYFVLLTHIVLAALIVPLALVTLGRGLNMQKEKHRKIARWTMPLWLYVSFTGVLVYIMISPYY
- a CDS encoding response regulator transcription factor; the protein is MKRVLVIKNGRSLAKKIVSGLTQEGYFAVTLHNENEGLNIVYEQDWDIIVLDWDSLSISGPEICRQIRVVKTTPIIIVTDKISSKDCIAGLKAGADDYIRKPFAKEELVARIKVILRREDCIRANVTNLFQFKDLLVDESHSIVTKGGENLPLTKREYDLLLFLIKNKNKILSREMLLDQVWGYDVAVNQNVVDLYIGYLRKKLKCEKKDRYIQTIHGRGYSMIEKYDKG
- a CDS encoding siderophore ABC transporter substrate-binding protein, with protein sequence MKKSMFSKLMIMVAVLTLMLAACSTSNNEESNQSNETNQSSESNQGSESTNESEEVAEPTTVEITDVHGTVTVPINPKNVIALDNRTFETLSDWNIELVAVPKDVMPADSPYVKDESIQNIGNHREPNLEIIAAANPELVIVGQRFAGYYEDIKKLVPNAAVIDLNFDVSEEAATPGANLVNGLKDATIALGQIFDKNEEAKQLVADFDKAIEDAKSAYNGTDKVMSVIVSGGNIGFAAPHSGRVWGPMYEIFGWAPALEVDKSTSDHQGDEVSVEAIAQSNPDWIFVLDRDAAVSAESGSVPAKDVIDNSPALQNVTAISKGQIIYAPNDTYTNESLQTYLELFENLANTLK